Proteins found in one Anabas testudineus chromosome 1, fAnaTes1.2, whole genome shotgun sequence genomic segment:
- the LOC113162667 gene encoding sarcalumenin-like isoform X3 — MRGRPLAAKMKSLVPVCCLLSLLVLSAADLLAGSSLHDEEPLVHLQLQQPEEDLFSCGCDTTEENTSQSSSNDTPAPERAMCQPCKPPSAVGEEEEPASTAEREREEEEEAVEEEEEEQVSSAEEAASSEEKEVVADTEEEEGKTEEDLEELDEESSHEEEEMTGKVSEKEEEPAPEQDEEIVEEQEETQTKEVTEEEVGVETVLDEAVEEQLAVDDSEPEPEPEVTLEPEPEPQPEVTVEPEPEPQPEVTVEPEPEVTVEPEPEPQPEVPVEPEPEVTVEPEPEVTVEREPEPQPEVTVEPEPEVTVEPEVKVISEPEVFEEPKPEVTPVLEAVVEEVTSEPSQDVAVEDGPVETKVEEAPEVEEAPEDEATVEEVAAEEPQPHSQAKGHVGESAGPALRDRAHIEDTLRLAAAEVSAEFSAAMKKLLNIYHTAIKPMEQAYKYNELRQHEVTDAEITSKPMVLFLGPWSVGKSSMINYLLGLHGTSQELYTGAEPTTSEYTVIMHGEKFRTVEGIVMAADSSRSFSPLEKFGQGFLERLVGIEMPHKLLERVTFVDTPGIIENRKQQERGYPYNEVCQWFIDRADLIFLVFDPTKLDVGGELEMLFRQMKGRESQIRLILNKADSLSTQDLMRVYGALFWSMAPLINVTEPPRVYVSSFWPQDYAADTSRELFMKEEISLLDDFNQVIENQMENKIAFIRQHGIRVRIHALLVDRYLQTYYDKLGWFSDPHEVFQDIVSDPDKYYIFKSILAKTNISKFDLPNKEAYQDFFGVNPVSGFKQLSYHCSWTGGCLLDKIEKAISQELPALLSSVSKAVDTAAQAKAPATPPPPLPGTCESPGCEEKPKNRWRRQ; from the exons ATCTCCTGGCAGGGTCCTCCCTCCATGATGAAGAGCCTCTTGTAcatctgcagctccagcagccaGAGGAGGACCTCTTCTCCTGTGGATGTGACACAACGGAGGAGAACACCAGCCAGAGCTCCTCCAATGACACCCCAGCCCCGGAGAGAGCAATGTGTCAGCCATGCAAACCCCCATCAGCTGTAGGTGAAGAAGAGGAGCCAGCGTCCACCGCAGAGCGTGAGcgtgaagaggaggaggaggcagtagaggaagaggaagaagaacaggtGTCATCTGCGGAAGAGGCTGCATCCTCTGAAGAGAAGGAGGTGGTAGCTGACAccgaggaagaagaaggaaagacTGAGGAAGATCTGGAAGAACTGGATGAGGAATCGTCccatgaggaggaggaaatgactGGTAAGGTTtcagaaaaggaagaagaaccTGCTCCTGAACAAGATGAAGAAATAGTTGAGGAAcaagaagagacacagacaaaggaAGTCACTGAGGAGGAGGTCGGTGTGGAAACTGTCCTGGATGAGGCTGTAGAGGAGCAGCTCGCAGTGGATGACTCTGAACCGGAACCAGAACCAGAGGTGACTTTAGAGccagaaccagaaccacaaCCAGAG GTGACTGTAGAGccagaaccagaaccacaaccagaagTTACTGTAGAGCCAGAACCAGAGGTGACTGTAGAGccagaaccagaaccacaaccagaagTTCCTGTAGAGCCAGAACCAGAGGTGACTGTAGAGCCAGAACCAGAGGTGACTGTAGAGCGAGAAccagaaccacaaccagaagTTACTGTAGAGCCAGAACCAGAGGTGACTGTAGAGCCAGAAGTCAAGGTGATTTCAGAGCCGGAGGTGTTTGAAGAACCAAAACCAGAGGTTACTCCTGTATTAGAGGCTGTTGTGGAGGAGGTGACATCAGAACCTTCCCAGGATGTTGCTGTAGAGGATGGACCAGTAGAAACCAAAGTGGAGGAGGCTCCTGAGGTGGAAGAGGCACCTGAAGATGAGGCAACTGTGGAGGAGGTGGCTGCAGAGGAGCCTCAGCCGCATTCTCAAGCCAAAG GACACGTAGGTGAATCAGCGGGCCCAGCGCTGAGGGACCGCGCCCACATTGAGGACACACTGCGACTGGCTGCTGCTGAGGTCTCTGCAGAGTTCTCAG cCGCCATGAAGAAGTTATTAAACATCTACCACACAGCCATCAAACCAATGGAGCAGGCCTACAAGTACAACGAGCTCAGACAGCATGAAGTCACAG ACGCTGAGATTACCTCAAAGCCCATGGTTTTGTTTCTGGGGCCCTGGAGTGTCGGCAAGTCCTCCATGATCAACTACCTACTGGGTCTTCACGGCACCTCCCAGGAACTCTACACAG GTGCAGAGCCCACGACCTCGGAGTACACCGTCATAATGCACGGTGAGAAGTTTCGGACTGTAGAAGGCATCGTCATGGCAGCAGACAGCTCACGGTCCTTCTCGCCCCTGGAGAAGTTTGGCCAAGGTTTTCTGGAGCGGCTGGTGGGCATCGAGATGCCCCACAAGCTGCTGGAGAGAGTCACCTTCGTCGACACACCGGGCATCATCGAAAACCGCAAGCAGCAGGAGAGAG GTTACCCCTACAACGAGGTGTGCCAGTGGTTCATCGATCGAGCTGATCTGATCTTCCTGGTGTTCGACCCCACCAAGCTGGATGTGGGTGGGGAGTTGGAGATGCTCTTCAGGCAGATGAAGGGCCGTGAGTCCCAGATTCGCCTCATCCTCAACAAGGCCGACAGTCTCTCCACCCAGGACCTGATGAGGGTCTACGGGGCCCTGTTCTGGAGCATGGCCCCGCTGATCAACGTCACCGAGCCCCCTCGGGTTTACGTCAGCTCCTTCTGGCCTCAGGACTATGCCGCAGACACGAGCCGAGAGCTCTTCATGAAGGAGGAGATTTCTCTGCTGGATGACTTCAACCAG GTGATTGAGAACCAGATGGAGAACAAGATAGCGTTCATCCGCCAGCATGGCATTCGTGTTCGCATTCACGCCCTGCTGGTGGACCGCTACCTCCAGACTTACTACGACAAGCTGGGCTGGTTCAGTGACCCCCACGAGGTGTTCCAAGACATTGTCAGTGACCCAGACAAGTACTACATCTTCAAGTCCATTCTGGCCAAGACCAACATCAGCAAGTTTGATCTGCCCAACAAGGAGGCCTACCAGGACTTCTTTGGTGTGAACCCCGTTTCCGGCTTCAAGCAGCTTTCCTACCACTGCAGCTGGACTGGTGGCTGTCTGCTGGACAAGATAGAGAAGGCCATCTCACAAGAGCTCCCGGCTTTGCTCAGCAGTGTCAGCAAGGCTGTAGACACGGCCGCCCAAGCGAAGGCTCCAGCAACGCCCCCGCCCCCTCTCCCTGGTACCTGTGAAAGTCCCGGGTGTGAAGAGAAACCCAAGAATCGCTGGAGGAGGCAGTGA
- the LOC113162667 gene encoding sarcalumenin-like isoform X5, translating to MRGRPLAAKMKSLVPVCCLLSLLVLSAADLLAGSSLHDEEPLVHLQLQQPEEDLFSCGCDTTEENTSQSSSNDTPAPERAMCQPCKPPSAVGEEEEPASTAEREREEEEEAVEEEEEEQVSSAEEAASSEEKEVVADTEEEEGKTEEDLEELDEESSHEEEEMTGKVSEKEEEPAPEQDEEIVEEQEETQTKEVTEEEVGVETVLDEAVEEQLAVDDSEPEPEPEVTLEPEPEPQPEVTVEPEPEPQPEVTVEPEPEVTVEPEVKVISEPEVFEEPKPEVTPVLEAVVEEVTSEPSQDVAVEDGPVETKVEEAPEVEEAPEDEATVEEVAAEEPQPHSQAKGHVGESAGPALRDRAHIEDTLRLAAAEVSAEFSAAMKKLLNIYHTAIKPMEQAYKYNELRQHEVTDAEITSKPMVLFLGPWSVGKSSMINYLLGLHGTSQELYTGAEPTTSEYTVIMHGEKFRTVEGIVMAADSSRSFSPLEKFGQGFLERLVGIEMPHKLLERVTFVDTPGIIENRKQQERGYPYNEVCQWFIDRADLIFLVFDPTKLDVGGELEMLFRQMKGRESQIRLILNKADSLSTQDLMRVYGALFWSMAPLINVTEPPRVYVSSFWPQDYAADTSRELFMKEEISLLDDFNQVIENQMENKIAFIRQHGIRVRIHALLVDRYLQTYYDKLGWFSDPHEVFQDIVSDPDKYYIFKSILAKTNISKFDLPNKEAYQDFFGVNPVSGFKQLSYHCSWTGGCLLDKIEKAISQELPALLSSVSKAVDTAAQAKAPATPPPPLPGTCESPGCEEKPKNRWRRQ from the exons ATCTCCTGGCAGGGTCCTCCCTCCATGATGAAGAGCCTCTTGTAcatctgcagctccagcagccaGAGGAGGACCTCTTCTCCTGTGGATGTGACACAACGGAGGAGAACACCAGCCAGAGCTCCTCCAATGACACCCCAGCCCCGGAGAGAGCAATGTGTCAGCCATGCAAACCCCCATCAGCTGTAGGTGAAGAAGAGGAGCCAGCGTCCACCGCAGAGCGTGAGcgtgaagaggaggaggaggcagtagaggaagaggaagaagaacaggtGTCATCTGCGGAAGAGGCTGCATCCTCTGAAGAGAAGGAGGTGGTAGCTGACAccgaggaagaagaaggaaagacTGAGGAAGATCTGGAAGAACTGGATGAGGAATCGTCccatgaggaggaggaaatgactGGTAAGGTTtcagaaaaggaagaagaaccTGCTCCTGAACAAGATGAAGAAATAGTTGAGGAAcaagaagagacacagacaaaggaAGTCACTGAGGAGGAGGTCGGTGTGGAAACTGTCCTGGATGAGGCTGTAGAGGAGCAGCTCGCAGTGGATGACTCTGAACCGGAACCAGAACCAGAGGTGACTTTAGAGccagaaccagaaccacaaCCAGAG GTGACTGTAGAGccagaaccagaaccacaaccagaagTTACTGTAGAGCCAGAACCAGAG GTGACTGTAGAGCCAGAAGTCAAGGTGATTTCAGAGCCGGAGGTGTTTGAAGAACCAAAACCAGAGGTTACTCCTGTATTAGAGGCTGTTGTGGAGGAGGTGACATCAGAACCTTCCCAGGATGTTGCTGTAGAGGATGGACCAGTAGAAACCAAAGTGGAGGAGGCTCCTGAGGTGGAAGAGGCACCTGAAGATGAGGCAACTGTGGAGGAGGTGGCTGCAGAGGAGCCTCAGCCGCATTCTCAAGCCAAAG GACACGTAGGTGAATCAGCGGGCCCAGCGCTGAGGGACCGCGCCCACATTGAGGACACACTGCGACTGGCTGCTGCTGAGGTCTCTGCAGAGTTCTCAG cCGCCATGAAGAAGTTATTAAACATCTACCACACAGCCATCAAACCAATGGAGCAGGCCTACAAGTACAACGAGCTCAGACAGCATGAAGTCACAG ACGCTGAGATTACCTCAAAGCCCATGGTTTTGTTTCTGGGGCCCTGGAGTGTCGGCAAGTCCTCCATGATCAACTACCTACTGGGTCTTCACGGCACCTCCCAGGAACTCTACACAG GTGCAGAGCCCACGACCTCGGAGTACACCGTCATAATGCACGGTGAGAAGTTTCGGACTGTAGAAGGCATCGTCATGGCAGCAGACAGCTCACGGTCCTTCTCGCCCCTGGAGAAGTTTGGCCAAGGTTTTCTGGAGCGGCTGGTGGGCATCGAGATGCCCCACAAGCTGCTGGAGAGAGTCACCTTCGTCGACACACCGGGCATCATCGAAAACCGCAAGCAGCAGGAGAGAG GTTACCCCTACAACGAGGTGTGCCAGTGGTTCATCGATCGAGCTGATCTGATCTTCCTGGTGTTCGACCCCACCAAGCTGGATGTGGGTGGGGAGTTGGAGATGCTCTTCAGGCAGATGAAGGGCCGTGAGTCCCAGATTCGCCTCATCCTCAACAAGGCCGACAGTCTCTCCACCCAGGACCTGATGAGGGTCTACGGGGCCCTGTTCTGGAGCATGGCCCCGCTGATCAACGTCACCGAGCCCCCTCGGGTTTACGTCAGCTCCTTCTGGCCTCAGGACTATGCCGCAGACACGAGCCGAGAGCTCTTCATGAAGGAGGAGATTTCTCTGCTGGATGACTTCAACCAG GTGATTGAGAACCAGATGGAGAACAAGATAGCGTTCATCCGCCAGCATGGCATTCGTGTTCGCATTCACGCCCTGCTGGTGGACCGCTACCTCCAGACTTACTACGACAAGCTGGGCTGGTTCAGTGACCCCCACGAGGTGTTCCAAGACATTGTCAGTGACCCAGACAAGTACTACATCTTCAAGTCCATTCTGGCCAAGACCAACATCAGCAAGTTTGATCTGCCCAACAAGGAGGCCTACCAGGACTTCTTTGGTGTGAACCCCGTTTCCGGCTTCAAGCAGCTTTCCTACCACTGCAGCTGGACTGGTGGCTGTCTGCTGGACAAGATAGAGAAGGCCATCTCACAAGAGCTCCCGGCTTTGCTCAGCAGTGTCAGCAAGGCTGTAGACACGGCCGCCCAAGCGAAGGCTCCAGCAACGCCCCCGCCCCCTCTCCCTGGTACCTGTGAAAGTCCCGGGTGTGAAGAGAAACCCAAGAATCGCTGGAGGAGGCAGTGA
- the LOC113162667 gene encoding sarcalumenin-like isoform X4, with amino-acid sequence MRGRPLAAKMKSLVPVCCLLSLLVLSAADLLAGSSLHDEEPLVHLQLQQPEEDLFSCGCDTTEENTSQSSSNDTPAPERAMCQPCKPPSAVGEEEEPASTAEREREEEEEAVEEEEEEQVSSAEEAASSEEKEVVADTEEEEGKTEEDLEELDEESSHEEEEMTGKVSEKEEEPAPEQDEEIVEEQEETQTKEVTEEEVGVETVLDEAVEEQLAVDDSEPEPEPEVTLEPEPEPQPEVPLEPEPEVTVEPEPEVTVEPEPEVTVEPEPEPQPEVTVEPEPEVTVEPEVKVISEPEVFEEPKPEVTPVLEAVVEEVTSEPSQDVAVEDGPVETKVEEAPEVEEAPEDEATVEEVAAEEPQPHSQAKGHVGESAGPALRDRAHIEDTLRLAAAEVSAEFSAAMKKLLNIYHTAIKPMEQAYKYNELRQHEVTDAEITSKPMVLFLGPWSVGKSSMINYLLGLHGTSQELYTGAEPTTSEYTVIMHGEKFRTVEGIVMAADSSRSFSPLEKFGQGFLERLVGIEMPHKLLERVTFVDTPGIIENRKQQERGYPYNEVCQWFIDRADLIFLVFDPTKLDVGGELEMLFRQMKGRESQIRLILNKADSLSTQDLMRVYGALFWSMAPLINVTEPPRVYVSSFWPQDYAADTSRELFMKEEISLLDDFNQVIENQMENKIAFIRQHGIRVRIHALLVDRYLQTYYDKLGWFSDPHEVFQDIVSDPDKYYIFKSILAKTNISKFDLPNKEAYQDFFGVNPVSGFKQLSYHCSWTGGCLLDKIEKAISQELPALLSSVSKAVDTAAQAKAPATPPPPLPGTCESPGCEEKPKNRWRRQ; translated from the exons ATCTCCTGGCAGGGTCCTCCCTCCATGATGAAGAGCCTCTTGTAcatctgcagctccagcagccaGAGGAGGACCTCTTCTCCTGTGGATGTGACACAACGGAGGAGAACACCAGCCAGAGCTCCTCCAATGACACCCCAGCCCCGGAGAGAGCAATGTGTCAGCCATGCAAACCCCCATCAGCTGTAGGTGAAGAAGAGGAGCCAGCGTCCACCGCAGAGCGTGAGcgtgaagaggaggaggaggcagtagaggaagaggaagaagaacaggtGTCATCTGCGGAAGAGGCTGCATCCTCTGAAGAGAAGGAGGTGGTAGCTGACAccgaggaagaagaaggaaagacTGAGGAAGATCTGGAAGAACTGGATGAGGAATCGTCccatgaggaggaggaaatgactGGTAAGGTTtcagaaaaggaagaagaaccTGCTCCTGAACAAGATGAAGAAATAGTTGAGGAAcaagaagagacacagacaaaggaAGTCACTGAGGAGGAGGTCGGTGTGGAAACTGTCCTGGATGAGGCTGTAGAGGAGCAGCTCGCAGTGGATGACTCTGAACCGGAACCAGAACCAGAGGTGACTTTAGAGccagaaccagaaccacaaCCAGAGGTTCCTTTAGAGCCCGAACCAGAGGTGACTGTAGAGCCAGAACCAGAGGTGACTGTAGAGCCAGAACCAGAGGTGACTGTAGAGccagaaccagaaccacaaccagaagTTACTGTAGAGCCAGAACCAGAG GTGACTGTAGAGCCAGAAGTCAAGGTGATTTCAGAGCCGGAGGTGTTTGAAGAACCAAAACCAGAGGTTACTCCTGTATTAGAGGCTGTTGTGGAGGAGGTGACATCAGAACCTTCCCAGGATGTTGCTGTAGAGGATGGACCAGTAGAAACCAAAGTGGAGGAGGCTCCTGAGGTGGAAGAGGCACCTGAAGATGAGGCAACTGTGGAGGAGGTGGCTGCAGAGGAGCCTCAGCCGCATTCTCAAGCCAAAG GACACGTAGGTGAATCAGCGGGCCCAGCGCTGAGGGACCGCGCCCACATTGAGGACACACTGCGACTGGCTGCTGCTGAGGTCTCTGCAGAGTTCTCAG cCGCCATGAAGAAGTTATTAAACATCTACCACACAGCCATCAAACCAATGGAGCAGGCCTACAAGTACAACGAGCTCAGACAGCATGAAGTCACAG ACGCTGAGATTACCTCAAAGCCCATGGTTTTGTTTCTGGGGCCCTGGAGTGTCGGCAAGTCCTCCATGATCAACTACCTACTGGGTCTTCACGGCACCTCCCAGGAACTCTACACAG GTGCAGAGCCCACGACCTCGGAGTACACCGTCATAATGCACGGTGAGAAGTTTCGGACTGTAGAAGGCATCGTCATGGCAGCAGACAGCTCACGGTCCTTCTCGCCCCTGGAGAAGTTTGGCCAAGGTTTTCTGGAGCGGCTGGTGGGCATCGAGATGCCCCACAAGCTGCTGGAGAGAGTCACCTTCGTCGACACACCGGGCATCATCGAAAACCGCAAGCAGCAGGAGAGAG GTTACCCCTACAACGAGGTGTGCCAGTGGTTCATCGATCGAGCTGATCTGATCTTCCTGGTGTTCGACCCCACCAAGCTGGATGTGGGTGGGGAGTTGGAGATGCTCTTCAGGCAGATGAAGGGCCGTGAGTCCCAGATTCGCCTCATCCTCAACAAGGCCGACAGTCTCTCCACCCAGGACCTGATGAGGGTCTACGGGGCCCTGTTCTGGAGCATGGCCCCGCTGATCAACGTCACCGAGCCCCCTCGGGTTTACGTCAGCTCCTTCTGGCCTCAGGACTATGCCGCAGACACGAGCCGAGAGCTCTTCATGAAGGAGGAGATTTCTCTGCTGGATGACTTCAACCAG GTGATTGAGAACCAGATGGAGAACAAGATAGCGTTCATCCGCCAGCATGGCATTCGTGTTCGCATTCACGCCCTGCTGGTGGACCGCTACCTCCAGACTTACTACGACAAGCTGGGCTGGTTCAGTGACCCCCACGAGGTGTTCCAAGACATTGTCAGTGACCCAGACAAGTACTACATCTTCAAGTCCATTCTGGCCAAGACCAACATCAGCAAGTTTGATCTGCCCAACAAGGAGGCCTACCAGGACTTCTTTGGTGTGAACCCCGTTTCCGGCTTCAAGCAGCTTTCCTACCACTGCAGCTGGACTGGTGGCTGTCTGCTGGACAAGATAGAGAAGGCCATCTCACAAGAGCTCCCGGCTTTGCTCAGCAGTGTCAGCAAGGCTGTAGACACGGCCGCCCAAGCGAAGGCTCCAGCAACGCCCCCGCCCCCTCTCCCTGGTACCTGTGAAAGTCCCGGGTGTGAAGAGAAACCCAAGAATCGCTGGAGGAGGCAGTGA
- the LOC113162667 gene encoding sarcalumenin-like isoform X2: MRGRPLAAKMKSLVPVCCLLSLLVLSAADLLAGSSLHDEEPLVHLQLQQPEEDLFSCGCDTTEENTSQSSSNDTPAPERAMCQPCKPPSAVGEEEEPASTAEREREEEEEAVEEEEEEQVSSAEEAASSEEKEVVADTEEEEGKTEEDLEELDEESSHEEEEMTGKVSEKEEEPAPEQDEEIVEEQEETQTKEVTEEEVGVETVLDEAVEEQLAVDDSEPEPEPEVTLEPEPEPQPEVPLEPEPEVTVEPEPEVTVEPEPEVTVEPEPEPQPEVTVEPEPEVTVEPEPEVTVEREPEPQPEVTVEPEPEVTVEPEVKVISEPEVFEEPKPEVTPVLEAVVEEVTSEPSQDVAVEDGPVETKVEEAPEVEEAPEDEATVEEVAAEEPQPHSQAKGHVGESAGPALRDRAHIEDTLRLAAAEVSAEFSAAMKKLLNIYHTAIKPMEQAYKYNELRQHEVTDAEITSKPMVLFLGPWSVGKSSMINYLLGLHGTSQELYTGAEPTTSEYTVIMHGEKFRTVEGIVMAADSSRSFSPLEKFGQGFLERLVGIEMPHKLLERVTFVDTPGIIENRKQQERGYPYNEVCQWFIDRADLIFLVFDPTKLDVGGELEMLFRQMKGRESQIRLILNKADSLSTQDLMRVYGALFWSMAPLINVTEPPRVYVSSFWPQDYAADTSRELFMKEEISLLDDFNQVIENQMENKIAFIRQHGIRVRIHALLVDRYLQTYYDKLGWFSDPHEVFQDIVSDPDKYYIFKSILAKTNISKFDLPNKEAYQDFFGVNPVSGFKQLSYHCSWTGGCLLDKIEKAISQELPALLSSVSKAVDTAAQAKAPATPPPPLPGTCESPGCEEKPKNRWRRQ, translated from the exons ATCTCCTGGCAGGGTCCTCCCTCCATGATGAAGAGCCTCTTGTAcatctgcagctccagcagccaGAGGAGGACCTCTTCTCCTGTGGATGTGACACAACGGAGGAGAACACCAGCCAGAGCTCCTCCAATGACACCCCAGCCCCGGAGAGAGCAATGTGTCAGCCATGCAAACCCCCATCAGCTGTAGGTGAAGAAGAGGAGCCAGCGTCCACCGCAGAGCGTGAGcgtgaagaggaggaggaggcagtagaggaagaggaagaagaacaggtGTCATCTGCGGAAGAGGCTGCATCCTCTGAAGAGAAGGAGGTGGTAGCTGACAccgaggaagaagaaggaaagacTGAGGAAGATCTGGAAGAACTGGATGAGGAATCGTCccatgaggaggaggaaatgactGGTAAGGTTtcagaaaaggaagaagaaccTGCTCCTGAACAAGATGAAGAAATAGTTGAGGAAcaagaagagacacagacaaaggaAGTCACTGAGGAGGAGGTCGGTGTGGAAACTGTCCTGGATGAGGCTGTAGAGGAGCAGCTCGCAGTGGATGACTCTGAACCGGAACCAGAACCAGAGGTGACTTTAGAGccagaaccagaaccacaaCCAGAGGTTCCTTTAGAGCCCGAACCAGAGGTGACTGTAGAGCCAGAACCAGAGGTGACTGTAGAGCCAGAACCAGAGGTGACTGTAGAGccagaaccagaaccacaaccagaagTTACTGTAGAGCCAGAACCAGAG GTGACTGTAGAGCCAGAACCAGAGGTGACTGTAGAGCGAGAAccagaaccacaaccagaagTTACTGTAGAGCCAGAACCAGAGGTGACTGTAGAGCCAGAAGTCAAGGTGATTTCAGAGCCGGAGGTGTTTGAAGAACCAAAACCAGAGGTTACTCCTGTATTAGAGGCTGTTGTGGAGGAGGTGACATCAGAACCTTCCCAGGATGTTGCTGTAGAGGATGGACCAGTAGAAACCAAAGTGGAGGAGGCTCCTGAGGTGGAAGAGGCACCTGAAGATGAGGCAACTGTGGAGGAGGTGGCTGCAGAGGAGCCTCAGCCGCATTCTCAAGCCAAAG GACACGTAGGTGAATCAGCGGGCCCAGCGCTGAGGGACCGCGCCCACATTGAGGACACACTGCGACTGGCTGCTGCTGAGGTCTCTGCAGAGTTCTCAG cCGCCATGAAGAAGTTATTAAACATCTACCACACAGCCATCAAACCAATGGAGCAGGCCTACAAGTACAACGAGCTCAGACAGCATGAAGTCACAG ACGCTGAGATTACCTCAAAGCCCATGGTTTTGTTTCTGGGGCCCTGGAGTGTCGGCAAGTCCTCCATGATCAACTACCTACTGGGTCTTCACGGCACCTCCCAGGAACTCTACACAG GTGCAGAGCCCACGACCTCGGAGTACACCGTCATAATGCACGGTGAGAAGTTTCGGACTGTAGAAGGCATCGTCATGGCAGCAGACAGCTCACGGTCCTTCTCGCCCCTGGAGAAGTTTGGCCAAGGTTTTCTGGAGCGGCTGGTGGGCATCGAGATGCCCCACAAGCTGCTGGAGAGAGTCACCTTCGTCGACACACCGGGCATCATCGAAAACCGCAAGCAGCAGGAGAGAG GTTACCCCTACAACGAGGTGTGCCAGTGGTTCATCGATCGAGCTGATCTGATCTTCCTGGTGTTCGACCCCACCAAGCTGGATGTGGGTGGGGAGTTGGAGATGCTCTTCAGGCAGATGAAGGGCCGTGAGTCCCAGATTCGCCTCATCCTCAACAAGGCCGACAGTCTCTCCACCCAGGACCTGATGAGGGTCTACGGGGCCCTGTTCTGGAGCATGGCCCCGCTGATCAACGTCACCGAGCCCCCTCGGGTTTACGTCAGCTCCTTCTGGCCTCAGGACTATGCCGCAGACACGAGCCGAGAGCTCTTCATGAAGGAGGAGATTTCTCTGCTGGATGACTTCAACCAG GTGATTGAGAACCAGATGGAGAACAAGATAGCGTTCATCCGCCAGCATGGCATTCGTGTTCGCATTCACGCCCTGCTGGTGGACCGCTACCTCCAGACTTACTACGACAAGCTGGGCTGGTTCAGTGACCCCCACGAGGTGTTCCAAGACATTGTCAGTGACCCAGACAAGTACTACATCTTCAAGTCCATTCTGGCCAAGACCAACATCAGCAAGTTTGATCTGCCCAACAAGGAGGCCTACCAGGACTTCTTTGGTGTGAACCCCGTTTCCGGCTTCAAGCAGCTTTCCTACCACTGCAGCTGGACTGGTGGCTGTCTGCTGGACAAGATAGAGAAGGCCATCTCACAAGAGCTCCCGGCTTTGCTCAGCAGTGTCAGCAAGGCTGTAGACACGGCCGCCCAAGCGAAGGCTCCAGCAACGCCCCCGCCCCCTCTCCCTGGTACCTGTGAAAGTCCCGGGTGTGAAGAGAAACCCAAGAATCGCTGGAGGAGGCAGTGA